A single genomic interval of bacterium HR34 harbors:
- the dapE gene encoding putative succinyl-diaminopimelate desuccinylase, whose protein sequence is MQDKIFKEYLDLLKKAVSFRSVSTDGVFKGEVEKCFNWYSDLFKRNGFKVKTLQNKNLNNILFAEYNVGAKETCLIYGHYDVQPADIKDGWQEDPFKLVFKNNRLIARGVVDNKGQNLIHIVSILNLIKQNKLKYNVKFLLEGDEETGSEGLDKIIKTNKQLLASDFVLISDGEVFKNNPCIEVGFRGTFNATLTIKTADNDLHSGIYGGFAKNAILELCRILCKMYRKDGKVAIKNFYKDVDRIPKNIKDEFQIKTGLLPCIEFTGIQGGYTKQGYKNAIPATAFAKVNFRLVEKQSPQKVAKYFVDFIKQNISKEVKYKVKIEGLNKPLKINVNNKYVERAREVLESVWKKKVVFKYVGGSLPITNYFHDILKTPLVMAPLANEDCNMHGVNENFNIDFIRKGIDFSLKFLGR, encoded by the coding sequence ATGCAAGATAAAATTTTCAAAGAATATTTAGATTTATTAAAGAAGGCCGTAAGTTTTAGGTCGGTTTCTACCGATGGAGTTTTCAAAGGAGAAGTTGAAAAATGTTTTAATTGGTATTCAGATTTATTCAAAAGAAACGGTTTTAAGGTAAAAACTTTACAAAATAAAAACTTAAACAACATACTGTTTGCAGAATACAACGTTGGCGCAAAAGAAACTTGCTTAATATATGGCCATTATGATGTTCAGCCAGCAGATATAAAAGACGGCTGGCAGGAAGATCCTTTTAAGTTGGTTTTTAAAAATAATAGGTTAATAGCAAGAGGCGTTGTTGACAATAAGGGGCAAAACTTAATCCATATAGTTTCTATTTTAAATTTAATTAAGCAAAATAAATTAAAATATAATGTGAAGTTTTTACTTGAGGGAGACGAAGAAACAGGTTCTGAAGGTTTAGACAAAATTATAAAAACTAATAAACAACTTTTGGCAAGCGATTTTGTTTTAATATCAGACGGTGAGGTTTTTAAAAATAATCCTTGCATCGAAGTTGGCTTTAGGGGTACTTTTAACGCAACTTTAACGATTAAAACAGCAGACAATGATCTTCACTCTGGGATTTATGGCGGGTTTGCCAAAAACGCAATTTTAGAACTTTGCAGAATTCTTTGCAAAATGTACAGAAAAGATGGTAAGGTGGCTATTAAGAATTTTTATAAAGATGTTGACAGGATTCCAAAAAATATAAAAGATGAGTTCCAAATAAAAACAGGGCTTTTGCCTTGTATTGAGTTTACAGGCATTCAAGGAGGGTATACAAAGCAAGGTTATAAAAACGCAATACCAGCCACTGCTTTTGCAAAAGTAAATTTTAGGTTGGTTGAAAAGCAATCGCCCCAAAAAGTGGCAAAGTATTTTGTTGACTTTATAAAGCAAAACATTTCAAAAGAAGTTAAATATAAAGTAAAAATTGAAGGGTTGAATAAACCCTTGAAAATAAATGTTAATAATAAATATGTTGAAAGGGCAAGAGAAGTTTTGGAAAGTGTTTGGAAGAAAAAAGTTGTTTTTAAATATGTTGGCGGAAGTTTGCCAATTACCAATTATTTTCACGATATTTTAAAAACGCCTTTGGTTATGGCGCCTTTGGCGAATGAAGATTGCAATATGCACGGAGTTAATGAGAATTTTAATATTGATTTTATTAGAAAAGGAATTGATTTTTCTCTAAAGTTTTTAGGCAGGTAA
- the rpmE gene encoding 50S ribosomal protein L31: protein MKTDIHPKYKKIKVKCACGNEFEVNSSSIRDEIEIDSCSQCHPVYTGGERNLDTVGRVEKFKQRLQKAQQQQQKKEIL from the coding sequence ATGAAAACAGATATACACCCAAAATACAAAAAAATTAAAGTTAAATGCGCTTGTGGAAATGAATTTGAGGTTAATTCATCTTCAATAAGAGATGAAATAGAAATAGATTCTTGTTCGCAATGCCACCCTGTTTATACAGGAGGAGAAAGAAATTTAGATACTGTTGGCAGAGTTGAAAAATTTAAGCAAAGGCTCCAAAAAGCGCAACAACAGCAACAAAAAAAAGAAATCCTCTAA
- the grxC gene encoding Glutaredoxin 3: MPKVKVYSTKTCVYCNALKEFLNQHNIEYQNFDVGEDEQAREEMIQKTGQMGVPVIEIDDEIVIGFDKERIANLLGIKE, encoded by the coding sequence ATGCCAAAAGTAAAAGTTTACAGCACAAAAACTTGCGTTTACTGCAATGCCTTGAAAGAATTTTTAAATCAACACAATATTGAGTACCAAAACTTTGATGTTGGTGAGGATGAGCAGGCAAGAGAAGAGATGATTCAAAAAACAGGTCAAATGGGAGTTCCTGTTATAGAGATAGACGATGAAATAGTTATTGGTTTTGACAAAGAAAGAATAGCTAATTTACTTGGCATTAAAGAATAG
- the rpsB gene encoding 30S ribosomal protein S2, with amino-acid sequence MSTLNNLLQLTIYFIFKLKLMQKGKLEQLAEMSYNDFISKGICIGHSKTRTHAKALSVVKTRKCNLYIINPEVCKNSILKALKYLAELVKDGKQILFVGSRLPHRDFVIDVASTGGYPYLTGKWIGGLLTNFSVIRKRVNVIQELEDKINSEEFKNYPKKEQVRIKRKLTKIKERLEGLRNLENIPDAIFLFSVADCEEAKKEANKVGITVIGICDTDVNPEGVDYPIFANDDTLSSILFISDLIKEVILKNK; translated from the coding sequence TTGTCAACTTTAAATAATTTGTTACAATTAACAATATATTTTATTTTTAAATTAAAACTTATGCAAAAAGGAAAATTAGAACAATTAGCCGAAATGTCATACAATGATTTTATAAGTAAGGGTATTTGCATAGGGCATTCAAAAACAAGAACTCATGCAAAAGCTTTGAGCGTCGTAAAAACAAGAAAATGTAATCTTTATATAATAAACCCTGAGGTTTGCAAAAATAGCATTTTAAAAGCTCTTAAATATTTAGCGGAGTTAGTAAAGGATGGGAAGCAAATACTTTTTGTAGGTTCAAGATTGCCTCACAGAGATTTTGTTATTGATGTGGCAAGTACGGGAGGGTATCCTTATTTAACTGGTAAATGGATAGGCGGGCTTTTAACTAATTTTTCTGTTATAAGGAAGAGGGTAAATGTGATTCAAGAGTTGGAAGATAAAATAAATTCAGAAGAGTTTAAAAACTATCCAAAAAAAGAACAGGTTAGAATTAAAAGAAAGTTAACTAAAATTAAAGAAAGACTAGAAGGGTTGAGAAATTTAGAAAATATTCCAGATGCAATATTTTTGTTTAGTGTAGCAGATTGTGAGGAGGCGAAAAAAGAAGCAAATAAGGTTGGTATTACTGTTATTGGAATTTGTGATACTGATGTCAATCCAGAAGGCGTTGACTATCCAATTTTTGCAAATGATGATACCTTGTCTTCAATATTATTTATATCAGATTTAATAAAAGAAGTAATTTTAAAAAATAAATAA
- the fba gene encoding Fructose-bisphosphate aldolase, whose protein sequence is MKSLDYYFKKADKENFAIGQFNFSTFEVLKAIILAAKEMRSPVIVGTSQNEANFFGMEEAVSLVNIYKRKYNVPVFLNLDHCRDISMLKKAVKLGYNTCHFDGSKLDYEKNLKETKKASRICYAKNIPLEAELGYIPGASKIIDKIPDIQKTDVKLFESFISSVKLQRVAVSVGSFHGISKKGKPKLDFDLIKKLYNISNGKCYLVLHGASGIPDKDIKKAIKFGIRKVNFNTEIRILYKNSLLKNITSTKEVAPYKYLPAVIEQVKNLIKEKIKILGSYYKK, encoded by the coding sequence ATGAAAAGTTTAGATTATTATTTTAAAAAAGCAGATAAAGAAAATTTTGCGATAGGACAGTTTAATTTTTCAACGTTTGAAGTTTTGAAAGCAATTATTTTGGCAGCAAAAGAAATGCGCTCTCCTGTTATAGTTGGCACATCCCAGAATGAAGCAAATTTTTTTGGTATGGAAGAAGCGGTTAGCCTTGTTAATATTTATAAGCGAAAGTATAATGTTCCTGTATTTTTAAATTTAGATCACTGTCGTGATATAAGTATGTTAAAAAAGGCTGTAAAATTAGGTTATAATACGTGTCATTTCGACGGTTCAAAACTTGACTATGAAAAAAATTTGAAAGAAACAAAAAAAGCTTCAAGAATATGTTATGCAAAAAATATTCCTTTAGAAGCAGAGCTTGGTTATATACCCGGCGCCTCAAAAATAATTGATAAAATTCCAGATATTCAAAAAACAGATGTAAAATTATTTGAGAGCTTTATAAGTAGCGTTAAACTGCAAAGGGTGGCAGTGAGCGTTGGCAGTTTCCATGGTATTTCTAAAAAAGGAAAGCCAAAATTAGATTTTGATTTAATTAAAAAGTTATACAATATTTCTAATGGAAAATGCTATTTAGTTTTACACGGCGCCTCTGGCATACCTGATAAAGATATTAAAAAGGCAATAAAATTTGGCATAAGGAAAGTAAATTTTAACACAGAAATTAGAATTTTGTATAAGAACTCGCTTTTGAAAAATATAACCTCCACAAAAGAAGTAGCACCTTATAAGTATTTACCAGCTGTAATAGAACAAGTAAAAAATCTTATAAAAGAAAAAATAAAAATATTAGGAAGTTATTATAAAAAATAA
- the prfA gene encoding Peptide chain release factor 1: MSSFNIETLKKEYEQILSQINKSGQNLNWEEMQDVLKRKGELEKILEVYNTLQEVEKKIKESQEILEKEKDIELISLAEKEIESLTKERKELEEKLEKLLKKEREKDKGIDTSCLIMEIRAGVGGEEAALFATDLFNMYTKYIQSKGWKINVLDSNRTDLGGLKQIIFEVKGDDVYNKLKYEGGVHRVQRIPETEKSGRIHTSTASVAILPKPSFKKILINPADLKIETMRASGAGGQYVNKTESAVRVTHIPTGIVVKCQSERSQLQNKENALKILESKLLEYELSKQLEKISKERREQIKKGERADKIRTYNFPQDRVTDHRIQKNWYGIGKIIEGDLDPIIEELEKSLQ, translated from the coding sequence ATGTCCTCTTTTAATATTGAAACTCTTAAAAAAGAGTACGAACAAATTCTATCCCAAATAAATAAAAGTGGGCAAAATTTAAATTGGGAAGAAATGCAAGATGTTCTAAAAAGAAAGGGAGAGCTAGAAAAAATTTTAGAGGTGTATAATACTCTCCAAGAGGTTGAGAAAAAGATAAAAGAATCTCAGGAAATTTTAGAAAAAGAAAAAGACATTGAATTAATATCGCTAGCTGAAAAAGAAATAGAATCTCTAACAAAAGAAAGGAAAGAATTAGAAGAGAAACTTGAAAAATTGCTTAAAAAAGAAAGGGAAAAGGATAAGGGTATAGATACTTCTTGCTTAATAATGGAGATAAGAGCAGGAGTTGGAGGAGAAGAAGCAGCCCTGTTCGCTACAGATCTTTTTAATATGTATACAAAATATATTCAATCAAAAGGATGGAAGATAAATGTTCTTGATTCCAATAGGACTGATTTAGGAGGATTGAAACAAATAATTTTTGAAGTAAAAGGAGATGATGTTTACAATAAATTAAAATATGAAGGAGGAGTTCATAGAGTTCAAAGAATTCCAGAAACAGAAAAGTCAGGAAGGATACACACATCAACTGCGAGCGTTGCAATATTGCCAAAACCTTCTTTCAAAAAAATATTAATAAACCCTGCTGATTTAAAAATAGAAACAATGAGAGCGTCTGGTGCTGGAGGACAATATGTTAACAAAACAGAAAGCGCTGTTAGAGTAACCCATATACCAACAGGAATTGTAGTAAAATGTCAAAGCGAAAGAAGCCAATTGCAAAATAAGGAAAACGCTCTCAAAATATTAGAGTCAAAATTATTGGAATATGAACTTTCAAAACAATTAGAAAAAATTTCAAAGGAAAGAAGAGAACAAATAAAAAAAGGTGAGAGAGCGGATAAAATAAGAACTTATAATTTTCCACAAGATAGAGTAACAGACCATAGAATTCAAAAAAACTGGTATGGTATTGGGAAAATAATTGAGGGGGATTTAGACCCTATAATAGAAGAATTAGAAAAAAGTTTACAATAA
- the smc gene encoding Chromosome partition protein Smc, which yields MNKKFLITTILVLFILGVVRLDSFVLSQTQEDKIKEKEKLEAELKELEKQIQEYEKNINITEQQKKNLLNKIYSLKKEIEKISEEIEEGKSIVQNLSIQIEDTQKSIDGMKRKIELYQERIKILLNKIYQKEQDSLIEIMFNDGISSLFNEIENFESLNKKIYEFLSTIKTLKDDLQEQKTNLESLKEEHEKNVILNQLKAQERERIKKEQELALKQTQEKQLTYKQQLEEAKKRAQEIRNRIFELSGISKAPTFGEAYEIAKYVEQITGVRPAFLLAILTQESNIGRNVGECYLKDPQTGGGIRVKTGQWIDRVMKPSRDIGPFLDITKKVGRDPYSTVVSCPMSFGWGGAMGPAQFIPSTWVLYEDRISSITGKPADPWNIRDSFLAAGLYLADAGAAKRTYEDEWRAALIYFAGWMNLRYSFYADSVMKIVKQYEKDIADLEKAQQN from the coding sequence ATGAATAAAAAATTTCTTATAACCACTATTTTAGTATTATTTATTTTAGGAGTTGTTAGACTTGACTCCTTTGTATTGTCTCAAACACAAGAAGATAAAATAAAAGAAAAAGAAAAATTAGAAGCAGAGTTAAAAGAACTTGAAAAACAAATTCAAGAATACGAAAAAAATATAAATATCACAGAGCAACAAAAGAAAAATCTTTTAAATAAAATATATTCTCTTAAAAAGGAGATAGAAAAAATTTCAGAAGAAATAGAAGAGGGAAAATCTATAGTGCAAAATTTAAGCATTCAAATAGAAGACACCCAAAAATCTATTGACGGTATGAAAAGAAAAATAGAATTATATCAAGAAAGAATTAAAATTTTGTTAAATAAAATATACCAAAAAGAACAGGATTCTCTTATAGAAATTATGTTTAACGATGGCATTTCATCTTTATTTAATGAAATTGAAAATTTCGAATCCTTAAACAAAAAAATATATGAATTTTTATCTACCATAAAGACATTAAAAGACGATTTGCAAGAGCAAAAAACTAATCTAGAATCATTAAAGGAAGAACATGAAAAGAATGTTATTTTGAATCAGTTGAAAGCACAGGAAAGAGAAAGAATTAAAAAAGAACAGGAGTTAGCCTTAAAACAAACTCAAGAAAAGCAACTAACATACAAACAACAATTAGAAGAAGCAAAAAAAAGAGCGCAGGAAATAAGAAATAGAATTTTTGAACTTTCGGGTATTAGTAAGGCTCCAACTTTTGGAGAGGCGTATGAAATAGCAAAATATGTTGAACAAATTACAGGCGTAAGGCCGGCCTTTTTGTTAGCTATTCTTACACAAGAATCTAATATAGGAAGAAACGTTGGCGAATGTTATTTAAAGGATCCGCAAACAGGAGGAGGTATAAGAGTTAAAACAGGTCAATGGATTGATAGAGTTATGAAACCATCCCGTGACATAGGCCCATTCTTAGATATCACTAAAAAGGTAGGACGTGATCCTTATTCAACTGTTGTTTCCTGCCCAATGAGTTTTGGTTGGGGAGGAGCAATGGGTCCTGCTCAATTTATTCCTTCTACATGGGTTTTATATGAAGACAGAATAAGCAGTATAACAGGCAAACCTGCTGATCCTTGGAATATAAGAGATTCTTTTTTAGCGGCTGGATTGTATTTAGCAGACGCCGGCGCTGCTAAAAGGACGTATGAAGACGAATGGAGAGCTGCTTTAATATATTTTGCAGGTTGGATGAATCTAAGATATAGTTTTTACGCTGACTCCGTAATGAAAATAGTAAAACAATACGAGAAGGATATTGCTGATTTAGAAAAAGCGCAACAAAACTAG
- the ctc gene encoding General stress protein CTC, producing the protein MKIQAKIRKEKVKKLRKQGLIPAVLYGKGEENLLLAVDKKEFIKKIREGGLHSIYTLDIDGTEKQVIIKDIQRDPALNEPEHIDFYKPDLLKKIKSEVEIVFVGESPAVKNLGGTLVKVMNTLTIKSLPQDCPNRIEVDISKLEKIGDYIKVGDLNFGDKIEILDNKDNIIVQVKAAENVEEELAKEVEEDVSKVERVETKKPKEEEEASNE; encoded by the coding sequence ATGAAAATTCAGGCAAAAATAAGAAAAGAAAAAGTAAAAAAGTTAAGAAAACAGGGTTTAATTCCTGCTGTTTTGTATGGAAAAGGTGAAGAAAACCTTCTTTTGGCAGTTGATAAAAAAGAGTTCATTAAAAAAATAAGGGAAGGTGGTTTGCACAGTATTTATACTTTGGACATAGATGGCACAGAAAAGCAGGTTATTATAAAAGATATACAAAGAGACCCTGCCTTAAATGAGCCAGAGCATATAGATTTTTATAAACCAGATCTTTTAAAGAAAATTAAAAGCGAGGTTGAAATTGTCTTTGTTGGAGAGTCTCCAGCAGTAAAGAATTTAGGTGGAACTTTGGTTAAAGTTATGAATACCTTAACAATAAAATCTTTACCTCAGGATTGCCCTAATAGAATTGAAGTTGATATATCTAAACTTGAAAAAATTGGAGACTATATCAAAGTTGGAGATTTAAATTTTGGTGATAAAATAGAAATTTTAGATAACAAAGACAACATAATAGTACAAGTTAAAGCCGCAGAAAATGTAGAAGAAGAACTTGCCAAAGAAGTCGAAGAAGATGTTTCTAAAGTAGAAAGAGTTGAAACAAAGAAACCAAAAGAAGAGGAAGAAGCATCTAATGAATAA
- the rfbE gene encoding GDP-perosamine synthase, whose amino-acid sequence MYFVHPQIKYSKESFLNLLYGFLNVKGSDLELKNYFKQFLGKDFSIAFLDMGRTAFSLAVEQFNLQNSKIIFPAFLCDIFYPYIKKYNIDPVFVDADINNFNMSLEDLKNKYSPKIKAVFVVHTFGEYLPINKVREIVGDKTIIIEDCAHRLFGPQGDIGGKEGDAIIFSFYKHLPCARGGALALRNKDIENLQLKHTTFTMRDFLSLLNHIPFFANLFRKLGGGAAKKYQKKEKFFEPVGLCRTSKNLTYFFVEDFRKTIENRVYLANVFKKELEKLGFVMQDAENSSFCFLSGLMPENLADKRDDFVVGLRKYNIFCTRIWKDPIILNDELIQDLKINTSEFQNTLEISKRIINFPLQNHYTEKDIYKMIYFTRKQLELLK is encoded by the coding sequence ATGTATTTTGTTCACCCGCAGATTAAATATTCTAAAGAAAGTTTTTTAAACCTGCTTTATGGTTTTTTAAATGTTAAAGGAAGCGATTTAGAGTTAAAAAATTATTTTAAGCAGTTTTTAGGTAAAGATTTTAGTATTGCTTTTTTAGATATGGGAAGGACTGCTTTTAGTTTGGCGGTTGAGCAGTTTAATTTACAAAATTCAAAAATAATTTTTCCAGCTTTTTTATGTGATATATTTTACCCTTACATTAAAAAATACAATATAGACCCTGTTTTTGTTGACGCAGACATAAATAATTTTAATATGAGTTTGGAGGATTTAAAAAATAAGTACTCTCCTAAAATAAAGGCTGTTTTTGTTGTGCACACTTTTGGGGAATATTTGCCGATAAACAAAGTAAGAGAAATTGTAGGTGATAAAACAATTATAATTGAAGACTGCGCCCATAGACTTTTTGGCCCACAAGGTGATATAGGTGGAAAAGAGGGGGACGCTATTATTTTTAGTTTTTATAAACACCTTCCCTGTGCAAGAGGAGGAGCATTGGCCTTAAGAAACAAAGATATAGAAAATTTGCAGTTAAAACATACAACTTTTACAATGCGAGATTTTTTATCTCTTTTAAATCATATTCCTTTTTTTGCGAATTTGTTTAGGAAATTGGGAGGCGGCGCTGCAAAAAAATATCAAAAAAAAGAAAAATTTTTTGAACCGGTAGGTCTCTGCAGGACATCAAAAAACTTGACTTATTTTTTTGTAGAAGATTTTAGAAAAACTATTGAAAATAGAGTTTATTTGGCAAATGTTTTTAAAAAAGAGTTAGAGAAATTGGGCTTTGTAATGCAGGATGCCGAAAATTCTTCTTTTTGTTTTCTTTCTGGGTTGATGCCTGAAAATTTGGCTGATAAAAGAGATGATTTTGTTGTTGGTTTGCGAAAATACAATATCTTTTGTACAAGAATTTGGAAAGACCCTATAATTTTAAACGATGAATTGATACAGGATCTAAAAATAAACACTTCTGAATTTCAGAATACTCTTGAAATATCTAAAAGAATTATAAACTTTCCTTTACAAAATCATTACACAGAAAAAGATATTTATAAAATGATTTATTTCACAAGAAAACAATTAGAATTATTAAAATAA
- the acs gene encoding Acetyl-coenzyme A synthetase has translation MIYKDGFYYPSDDFKNNANIKDESIYKKAQKDPIKFWEDVAGELFWYKKWSKGFERVAPSLKWFVNGKINITSCIFENNIKGWENIKNKVALIWEPENQQEETKYLTYSELYSKVNKFANALKNIGVKKGDVVAIYMPMIPEIIISMLACARIGAVHSVVFSAFSPKALNIRLQDTKAKVLITSDGYYRRGKVINLKQQADEGLEGTEVEKVIIAKRTGNEISVISNRDLFFDDILEKADEFTEAEVMDSEDLQFILYTSGSTGKPKGCEHVCGGYTVYAYWTGKAVLDLKESDILWCTSDPGWITGHTYVVYSPLLNGATTLMFEGAPDYPTPDRWAQIIEKHKVTIFYTAPTAIRMFMKEIDEKIDEYKFETLRLLGSVGEPINEEAWIWFFEKVGKKRCPVVDTWWQTELGGIAISSLPGIGPFKPTMAGRPLPGVKVKILDDEGNELKVGEEGNLVIEEPFVPSLLRNVHNNTEKYIKTYWSQYGEKIYFSGDGAYMMQDGMVRIIGRVDDVIKVAGHRFTTGEFEDAITKHKDIVECAVVGVPDEIKGFVPVVFVVLNDGAVVERETLENDIKNLLREAIGPIALLKKVYIVEDLPKTRSGKIMRRVLRNLFTGEDLGDLSTLANPEVVEKIKEVIKNQ, from the coding sequence ATGATATACAAAGACGGTTTTTATTACCCATCCGATGATTTTAAAAACAACGCTAATATAAAAGATGAAAGCATTTATAAAAAAGCGCAAAAAGATCCTATAAAATTTTGGGAAGATGTTGCCGGAGAATTATTTTGGTATAAAAAGTGGAGTAAGGGTTTTGAAAGGGTTGCTCCATCTTTAAAATGGTTTGTTAACGGAAAAATAAATATAACTTCCTGCATTTTTGAAAATAATATAAAAGGTTGGGAAAATATTAAAAACAAAGTAGCTTTAATTTGGGAGCCGGAAAATCAACAAGAGGAAACTAAATATTTAACATACTCAGAACTTTATTCGAAAGTAAATAAATTTGCCAATGCTTTGAAAAATATAGGTGTTAAAAAAGGAGATGTTGTTGCAATATATATGCCCATGATTCCTGAAATTATAATTTCAATGTTGGCTTGCGCAAGAATAGGAGCGGTTCACAGCGTTGTGTTTTCTGCCTTCTCCCCAAAAGCGCTTAATATAAGACTACAAGATACGAAAGCAAAAGTTTTAATTACATCAGATGGCTATTACAGAAGAGGAAAAGTTATTAATCTTAAACAGCAAGCAGATGAAGGTTTAGAGGGTACAGAAGTTGAAAAAGTTATAATTGCCAAAAGAACAGGCAATGAGATATCAGTTATTTCCAATAGAGATTTATTTTTTGACGACATTTTAGAAAAAGCAGATGAATTTACAGAAGCAGAGGTTATGGATTCTGAAGATTTACAATTTATACTTTACACATCAGGTTCTACTGGAAAACCAAAGGGTTGTGAGCATGTTTGCGGTGGTTATACAGTATATGCTTATTGGACAGGAAAAGCAGTTTTAGATTTAAAAGAAAGCGATATTTTATGGTGCACTTCAGATCCAGGATGGATAACAGGGCATACTTATGTTGTTTACTCTCCTTTGTTAAACGGTGCTACAACCTTGATGTTTGAAGGCGCTCCTGATTATCCAACGCCAGACAGGTGGGCCCAAATTATAGAAAAACATAAAGTTACAATATTTTACACAGCCCCTACTGCAATAAGAATGTTTATGAAAGAAATTGATGAAAAAATAGATGAGTATAAATTTGAAACTTTAAGATTGCTTGGGTCAGTAGGGGAGCCAATAAATGAGGAGGCGTGGATATGGTTTTTCGAAAAAGTTGGCAAGAAAAGATGTCCTGTTGTAGATACTTGGTGGCAAACAGAGTTGGGAGGAATAGCAATATCTTCTTTGCCCGGAATAGGTCCTTTCAAGCCAACTATGGCAGGAAGGCCGTTGCCGGGGGTAAAAGTGAAAATTTTAGATGATGAAGGCAACGAACTTAAAGTAGGAGAAGAGGGGAATTTGGTTATCGAAGAACCTTTTGTGCCAAGTTTGTTAAGGAATGTTCATAATAACACAGAAAAATATATTAAAACTTATTGGAGTCAATACGGAGAAAAAATATATTTTTCAGGAGACGGCGCTTATATGATGCAAGATGGTATGGTTAGAATTATAGGTAGAGTGGACGATGTTATAAAAGTTGCAGGACACAGATTTACAACAGGAGAATTTGAAGATGCTATTACAAAACATAAGGATATAGTTGAGTGCGCTGTTGTGGGCGTACCAGATGAAATTAAAGGATTTGTACCAGTTGTCTTTGTCGTTTTAAACGATGGTGCTGTTGTTGAAAGAGAAACTCTTGAAAATGATATTAAGAATTTATTAAGAGAAGCCATAGGTCCCATAGCCTTATTGAAAAAGGTTTACATAGTTGAAGACTTACCAAAAACAAGGTCTGGTAAGATTATGAGGAGAGTTTTGAGAAATCTTTTTACAGGAGAAGATTTAGGAGATCTTTCAACCCTTGCCAATCCTGAAGTTGTAGAGAAAATAAAAGAAGTTATTAAGAATCAATAA
- the ydjH gene encoding putative sugar kinase YdjH — translation MFDVITFGSATRDVYLKFRKPFLDLKENVKAKNIPFLGNVCFILGSKVDVEDVFFTFGGGGTNSAVTFAKQGFKTAFCGAVGDDIRGKIIVDELKKYKIDTKFIVKKKGMKSGYSVVLGEQTDRIILAYRGASKYLDIKDVNVGKMRAKWFYLAPLSGCSCGFARKIFDYAIKKGIKVAINPSKDLINKYKKWIIRVSSKIDVLILNKEELCFLLGKSFVINDLEIKKYIDEIKITPKILIVTKGEEGASVFLRDKILTARALKVKIVDKTGAGDAFGSGFVSGLLKGLDIKESLQLATANSAGCITKVGAHEGTLLANSSYKKVKVKEINI, via the coding sequence ATGTTTGATGTTATAACTTTTGGCTCAGCAACTAGAGATGTTTATTTAAAATTCAGAAAGCCATTTTTAGATCTTAAGGAGAATGTTAAGGCAAAAAATATTCCGTTTCTTGGAAATGTTTGTTTTATTTTAGGATCAAAGGTTGATGTTGAAGATGTGTTTTTTACTTTTGGAGGAGGGGGAACTAATTCTGCTGTAACTTTTGCAAAACAAGGTTTTAAGACTGCTTTCTGTGGCGCTGTTGGAGATGATATAAGAGGGAAAATAATAGTTGATGAGTTAAAAAAATATAAAATAGACACAAAATTTATTGTTAAGAAAAAGGGTATGAAGAGTGGTTATTCTGTTGTTTTGGGTGAGCAAACAGACAGAATTATTTTGGCTTATAGAGGTGCATCTAAATATTTAGATATTAAAGATGTTAATGTTGGAAAAATGAGGGCAAAATGGTTTTATTTAGCGCCTTTATCAGGGTGTTCATGCGGTTTTGCAAGAAAAATATTTGATTATGCGATTAAAAAAGGCATAAAGGTAGCAATCAATCCAAGTAAAGATTTGATTAATAAGTACAAGAAATGGATTATAAGGGTGTCTTCTAAAATAGATGTTTTAATTTTAAACAAAGAAGAGTTATGCTTCTTGTTAGGTAAAAGTTTTGTGATAAACGATTTAGAAATTAAAAAATATATAGATGAGATAAAAATAACACCTAAAATTTTAATTGTTACAAAAGGAGAGGAGGGTGCTTCAGTATTTTTAAGAGATAAAATATTAACGGCAAGGGCTTTAAAAGTTAAAATAGTTGATAAAACAGGCGCGGGAGATGCTTTTGGTTCTGGTTTTGTTTCAGGACTTTTGAAAGGTTTGGATATAAAAGAGAGTTTGCAATTAGCCACAGCGAATTCTGCTGGGTGTATAACAAAAGTTGGAGCGCATGAGGGAACGCTTTTAGCAAATTCAAGTTATAAAAAAGTTAAAGTAAAAGAAATTAATATCTAA